In Coregonus clupeaformis isolate EN_2021a chromosome 15, ASM2061545v1, whole genome shotgun sequence, one genomic interval encodes:
- the LOC121582458 gene encoding general transcription factor 3C polypeptide 5-like yields MFESRPIWSRNAVKANLDIHPDKLKLLLPIVAYYMERRSRPPVVFKVGVTCPWRSLWVRFGNDPCKTTETKKYQVLDFRIRCSTKHGYTINDMPVKAKRSTFNYTLPITLNKAVQQAANVTDLAPEGPAGGRNANITRYQLKESSYIFREMEPCPPTGKCSTSSVIWTCRA; encoded by the exons ATGTTTGAGAGCCGGCCCATCTGGTCCCGGAACGCGGTCAAGGCCAACCTGGACATCCACCCTGATAAACTCAAGCTGCTGCTCCCTATCGTGGCCTACTATATGGAAAGGAGATCTAGACCgccagtggtattcaaagtcggg GTGACATGCCCCTGGAGGAGCCTCTGGGTGAGGTTTGGCAACGACCCCTGCAAAACAACAGAGACCAAGAAATACCAGGTGCTGGACTTCAGGATCCGCTGCAGTACCAAGCACG GATATACTATAAATGACATGCCAGTGAAGGCCAAGAGGAGCACGTTCAACTATACCCTGCCAATCACACTCAACAAAGCAG TTCAACAGGCTGCTAATGTTACAGATTTAGCCCCTGAGGGCCCTGCCGGTGGACGTAATGCTAATATAACCAGGTACCAGCTCAAG GAGTCGTCGTACATATTTCGAGAGATGGAACCCTGCCCCCCCACAGGCAAATGTTCTACCAGCTCTGTGATCTGGACGTGCAGAG CATAA
- the LOC121583308 gene encoding zinc finger protein Gfi-1b, with the protein MPRSFLVKNKRCASYNVHRSYEDEAEPREPEFTSVISSEPQSPESPVRPQSVGQPSPPDPDPYSNIKPEQEPERQVPSYPKPTGYPVGPAPQPYYLSEAHMAEFPPFYKPSYTWDPVHAPYDIRQMGFPPSLLQHASNLYGAHVSHSPKPQQPLDCSTHYSLTSDTYHCTTCDKVFSTPHGLEVHVRRSHSGTRPFGCSICRKTFGHGVSLEQHMNVHSQERSFECKMCGKTFKRSSTLSTHLLIHSDTRPYPCQYCGKRFHQKSDMKKHTYIHTGEKPHKCQVCGKAFSQSSNLITHSRKHTGFKPFGCEICAKGFQRKVDLRRHHESQHGLK; encoded by the exons ATGCCACGATCCTTTTTGGTGAAAAACAAGAGGTGCGCATCTTACAATGTGCACCGCTCTTACGAAGACGAAGCCGAACCGAGGGAACCTGAATTTACAA GTGTGATCTCGTCAGAACCACAGAGTCCAGAGTCTCCAGTCAGGCCTCAGTCAGTGGGTCAGCCCTCCCCTCCTGACCCAGACCCCTATTCTAACATCAAACCAGAGCAGGAGCCTGAACGCCAAGTCCCCTCTTACCCTAAACCAACAGGATACCCTGTTGGCCCTGCTCCACAGCCATACTACTTATCAG AGGCTCACATGGCAGAGTTCCCTCCCTTCTACAAGCCCTCCTACACCTGGGACCCTGTACATGCACCCTATGATATCCGTCAGATGGgcttccccccctccctcctgcaGCACGCCAGCAACCTGTACGGTGCTCACGTCAGCCACAGCCCTAAGCCACAGCAACCTCTAGACTGCAGCACACACTACTCACTCACCTCAGACACTTATCACTGCACAACCTGTGACAAG GTGTTCTCAACCCCTCATGGTCTGGAGGTTCATGTCAGACGCTCCCACAGCGGGACCAGACCATTCGGCTGCAGCATCTGCAGGAAAACCTTTGGCCACGGCGTCAGCCTGGAGCAACACATGAATGTCCACTCACAG GAAAGAAGTTTTGAATGCAAGATGTGTGGAAAGACGTTCAAAcgctcctccaccctctccacccATCTACTCATCCACTCAGACACCAGGCCCTACCCCTGTCAGTACTGTGGAAAGAGATTCCACCAGAAGTCAGACATGAAGAAACACACCTACATCCACACAG GTGAGAAGCCCCACAAATGCCAGGTGTGTGGCAAGGCGTTCAGCCAGAGCTCCAACCTCATCACACACAGTCGTAAACACACAGGCTTCAAGCCCTTCGGCTGTGAGATCTGTGCCAAGGGCTTCCAACGCAAGGTGGATCTCCGCAGACACCATGAGAGCCAACATGGCCTGAAGTGA